DNA sequence from the Salminus brasiliensis chromosome 3, fSalBra1.hap2, whole genome shotgun sequence genome:
CTGCAGATCATCAGTGTAATCAGTGGAACTACTCATGTTTCCTGCAGGCATTCAGTACAGATCAAACACCAGTATTTGATGTGTTGCTACTAGGCATGGGACCTGATGGACACACATGCTCGCTCTTCCCAGATCATCCATTATTGCAGGTACttattttcttcccaatttgggCTGGCAGTTACCCATCCTGTACGTACATCCAcatctatatacatatatatgaatctggcagctcTTCTTTATAGTGTGTCAAactgtcatgatgaatggaccaatagaaatgctccaaaatgactttgaatgaccaaatctttttacattgacttccatttaaagttccATAAAAGTTAAAGACTTTATCttgtaaatttgccattttggagacgACATTGTCTGAAATCTCTCAGGGTGCAGAAAGTAATAAGCGTGTAATCTCGGCTGCCTGcaaaagtgtttattttgaAGGCGTGGCATGGACTGCTAAATTAGTCCTGTGTGCCATTGTTGGTATTACACCAATAACTACCGTGAAACTAATATGCAAGTTCTGTGATTATGTAGTGAACAGCTGAAGTCTGGTCTCACATGTTGATCTTtgcagtttaagaggttaaagatGATCTAAAAGTCTATTAGGTATCTGCCCTATTTCTACCGTTCTTGGATTTGTAATTTCTTGTATCTCTTTCATAGGAAAGCCAGAAAACAGTGGCTCCAATCAGCGACTCCCCCAAACCTCCCCCTCAGCGTGTGACCCTCACACTGCCCATGGTGAACGCTGCACGCTGCGTGGTCTTTGTGTCCACTGGAGGCAGCAAAGCGACTGTGCTCAAGGTACAGTATGTTCTCCACATGGGCCATGTGTGGCTGCAGGATTTCACTCCATCAAAGCAGGAGCACACATGATCAGTTGTTGAAGATGGAAACCCACTGATTAAACAAGTGAAACCAGGTGTGCTCCAGATTGTTAGGAATGAAACCCTGCACCAACACTGGCCCTTTGCAGATAGTGTTGGTGACCTTTAATGGTATACATTAAAGGGCTCAGTGTGCAAGGATTACCATGAACAGTAGTACAGGGTAGGAGCATGACTATACCAAGATAAGGAGCTAGGCCAATCTGACCATTTCTAAGAACAGCCTCGTGTTCATACTTCTCCCATCATTGCTTAGTAATCATCACTATTGTGTAGGTCGCCGCCAATCGATTCTGAGCTGCCAGAGCTCGAACTGCacaaggtgttctgtggtatatGGCACCTAGACATGAGCAGTAGTTCAAAACAGTCCCACTCTCAGTCTCATACTACTACTTTAGCCCAATATGTAGGACCACTGTAATAAAGCAATTGTTGCTGACCACACTTTACCAGCAcccttttctcttcttctgcaGCAAGTATTGGAGGGTGGAGAAGGCCCGTTACTGCCTGCAGCCCTTGTCACACCCAACCAGGGTGAGCTCTTTTGGCTGGTGGATGAACCAGCAGCAGCCTCCTTAAACCTGGAGGTGGAAAGACCAAGCCCTGGTGCTAAGCTATAACCTAAGGAATAAAAAAGGCTCCATCTGCTGCATCCACACTGTTTCACACGGAAATGTCAGAAACTATAGTTTGATTATTAGCAAGTAATCTCATTTTCAAAAATGATGTGTATTTCAGTGGATAATCGCTGATTTGtagataaaaatacagaaattctTGGAATTATTCCCTGAGAACATTCCAGTTTACATTCCTGTGTATTATCATGGGACgaatttaaataaaacactgaaacgTTCTCCTTTGTTacattttattgtgtgtgtatatatatatatatatatatatatatatatatatatatatatatatatatatatatatatatatatatatatatatatatatacatgtatacactatgtggacaaaagtgtcaggacacctgctcattcactgttgttttttcttgaagagcattagtgatgcAACTCAAGCTGCATCTAAACTTTGTGTAAAATTGAttcattaatgttcattaatgaAGCTAATGTTGAAGTATATCTCACCAAGTCCTTCTTGGTGAAACAGACCACTATTCACAGTGATTAGATATAAAAATGTGCAGTACAAGCTAGAAACACTTAGTCATACTGTTTATGAtggtcatccagcttggtcatgatggtcgcACTGGTTTACCATCATGGTCATCAGCTATTTTGATCATGTTGACCAGCTGAACcatcaaacacaaataaaaatatacccTACATTGATAAAgagccaagctggtcaaccaacttaaCCAACTTGaccattttttgttttgtttttttgtagcaGGGTTGACCAGGCCCACCCAACTTCCACATAAGACTGTATACCGGAGTGCTCTAAAAGTAACTATAGCCTTTTCTCAGTTCTACAGATGATGGATTTGCACCATTCTGGCTAGTCTGgggtttattatttatgtgAGGACAGAACTCTTACTCAGGTCCAGGTAGCCTATAGTAGTTATCACACTGATGCTATGAGATatttgtgtagtttttttttttttttttacataatatctttttttgcaaaataaaataatctgtCATTATTACAACATATGTAATTTGTATGACATAAATTTCTTGCAATACCAAATTATTCATCTCATACTTACAAAATCTTTTCTCATAATTACTCAAAAGATGTTATAAGTCCTAATTATGGCATGTTATTTTTAAGACATAACTCATAACAATGATAATAccaatattaaaaatgtatttgtatttaattatattatttaataattgcaTAATTTTCTATCCAACATATTTGTGATATTTTCTCGTAATaacgtgatgtttatttcataaTTACAACATAACATCTCGTAAAAACTGGCCAGCATGCCAATGCTTTGGACCTAGTGCTAGCTACTCTAACTCCGTGCTGTGTCTACTGGatgtaggggggggggggggggggggggggttcttcagtggttctgGAGGCTCACAGAACCTTCTGACTGTGTAACGGGTTCTTCTCCAAGTTGCTGAAACTATGATACAGGTTTCTGAAGACTCATTTTGTACTTCAGTGGTTTTTTTAGTGAGTAACACCGCCGCTGCTCTGAGAGACCCATCTAAAATTACAAGCACCTCCCCTTTATTTCCTGATCCCGCCTCCCCTTTAACAGGGTCTCTGCAGTGTTGTCGCTGGACGGTATTTCTGTCGGTCGACTTCTTT
Encoded proteins:
- the pgls gene encoding 6-phosphogluconolactonase — encoded protein: MSGRRVVVFLSAAELGPALAQLVASRAEKALSGGADSFSLGLSGGSLVSILSKELPAVPNLDCSRWLVGFCDERLVPFDDPESTYGLYKNQLFSKINIPEERVLAINPSLPVQECAEDYASKLSKAFSTDQTPVFDVLLLGMGPDGHTCSLFPDHPLLQESQKTVAPISDSPKPPPQRVTLTLPMVNAARCVVFVSTGGSKATVLKQVLEGGEGPLLPAALVTPNQGELFWLVDEPAAASLNLEVERPSPGAKL